Proteins encoded within one genomic window of Candidatus Nezhaarchaeota archaeon:
- the hisA gene encoding 1-(5-phosphoribosyl)-5-[(5-phosphoribosylamino)methylideneamino]imidazole-4-carboxamide isomerase, whose protein sequence is MKIIPAIDVVSKKVARLYMGDIGKATVYQLKPIEALRKWEQEGAEVVHVVDLDAAHGRGSNMEVILQLIAEANVEVQVAGGIRSLDKALMLLEAGASRVVIGTIFIEKPDLAEEFVRQLGSDRVIVALDHFKGKVAIRGWREVTDRPLVNEVKRAKEMGFNWVLVSSIERDGTLGGVDEESIEEITKLGGIKLLVAGGVSSLDDVVKAKRAGAYGLIIGKALYEGLISLREAIRIGKDC, encoded by the coding sequence TTGAAAATAATTCCAGCAATCGACGTCGTTAGTAAGAAGGTTGCAAGGCTCTACATGGGCGATATCGGTAAAGCCACAGTTTACCAGCTAAAGCCTATTGAGGCACTGAGGAAGTGGGAGCAGGAGGGTGCTGAAGTAGTTCACGTGGTGGATTTGGATGCAGCACATGGCAGAGGTAGCAACATGGAGGTAATACTCCAACTTATAGCCGAAGCTAACGTAGAGGTGCAGGTAGCTGGAGGCATTAGAAGCTTGGATAAGGCACTTATGTTGTTAGAAGCAGGTGCATCAAGAGTTGTTATCGGCACAATATTCATCGAGAAGCCTGACTTAGCCGAGGAGTTCGTTAGGCAATTAGGTAGCGATAGAGTCATAGTTGCGCTGGACCACTTCAAGGGCAAGGTAGCTATTAGGGGTTGGAGAGAGGTCACAGACAGACCCCTTGTAAATGAAGTGAAGAGGGCTAAGGAGATGGGCTTTAACTGGGTGCTTGTGTCCTCAATAGAGAGGGATGGAACACTAGGTGGAGTAGATGAAGAGAGCATCGAGGAGATCACGAAGTTGGGAGGCATCAAGCTATTGGTTGCAGGAGGGGTCTCAAGCCTAGATGACGTGGTGAAAGCCAAGAGGGCAGGAGCATACGGATTGATAATTGGCAAAGCGCTTTACGAAGGATTAATAAGCCTGAGGGAGGCCATAAGGATAGGCAAGGATTGTTAG
- the hisF gene encoding imidazole glycerol phosphate synthase subunit HisF yields MLTKRIIPCLDVKWGRVVKGVKFVNLRDAGDPAVLAAYYEDQGADEVVFLDITASYEGRRTLIEAVERTADVLSIPFTVGGGIRSTNDIRDLLIAGADKVSINTAAVKNPQLVKEASEVFGSQCIVVAIDAKRVLKSEKPNPQGYYVKIDGEEVWWEVYIYGGRQPTGIDAIWWAKKVAELGAGEILLTSMDKDGTTDGYDIELTRAVAEAVNVPVIASGGAGNPHHMYEVLTIGKADAALAASIFHFGIYTVVDVKRYLAERGVPVRL; encoded by the coding sequence ATGCTCACTAAGAGGATCATACCTTGCTTAGACGTTAAGTGGGGCAGGGTTGTAAAGGGGGTTAAATTCGTAAATTTACGTGATGCAGGTGACCCAGCTGTATTAGCAGCATACTATGAAGATCAAGGAGCTGACGAAGTCGTCTTCCTAGATATAACCGCTTCCTACGAGGGGAGGAGGACGTTGATAGAAGCTGTTGAAAGGACAGCAGATGTTTTGAGCATACCATTCACGGTTGGAGGTGGCATTCGAAGCACAAACGATATAAGGGATTTACTAATTGCTGGAGCTGATAAAGTCTCGATAAACACAGCTGCGGTCAAGAATCCTCAGCTTGTTAAGGAGGCATCAGAGGTCTTCGGCTCTCAATGCATAGTAGTGGCGATAGATGCGAAGAGGGTCTTAAAGAGCGAGAAGCCTAACCCTCAAGGATACTACGTTAAGATTGATGGTGAAGAAGTTTGGTGGGAAGTTTACATCTATGGTGGTAGACAACCAACAGGGATTGATGCCATCTGGTGGGCTAAGAAAGTTGCTGAGCTTGGAGCTGGAGAAATACTCTTGACTAGCATGGATAAGGATGGCACCACCGATGGCTACGATATAGAGCTGACTAGAGCTGTTGCCGAAGCAGTAAACGTACCGGTTATTGCCAGTGGTGGTGCAGGAAACCCACACCACATGTACGAAGTGCTAACGATCGGTAAAGCCGATGCAGCATTAGCAGCTTCAATATTTCACTTCGGCATTTACACTGTAGTGGACGTGAAGAGGTACTTAGCTGAAAGAGGAGTTCCAGTAAGACTGTAA
- the hisH gene encoding imidazole glycerol phosphate synthase subunit HisH: protein MVVVAIIDYGIGNLRSIKRGLEIAGATPIITNKEEEIVNSDAIVLPGVGSFKSAMQNLGAMLHSLQEAIKSGKPVLGICLGLQLYFERSEEGGGIKGLGLIEGHVDKLPATVKVPHIGWNTINIKAWSPIIDGISDGAYMYFVHSYKVRPKKQENVVATTTYGCEFPSIIEAKPLIFGTQFHPEKSGGNGLILLKNFVKLAKR from the coding sequence ATGGTTGTAGTAGCGATAATCGACTATGGAATTGGAAACCTGAGGAGCATTAAGAGAGGGCTTGAGATAGCTGGCGCAACGCCCATAATAACTAATAAGGAAGAGGAAATCGTAAACTCTGATGCAATAGTCCTACCAGGAGTAGGATCTTTTAAGAGTGCTATGCAAAACCTTGGTGCCATGCTCCACTCGTTACAGGAAGCTATAAAGAGTGGAAAGCCTGTCCTTGGCATATGCCTTGGGCTTCAACTGTATTTTGAGAGGAGTGAGGAAGGAGGGGGTATAAAGGGACTGGGCCTCATTGAGGGCCATGTCGACAAACTTCCAGCTACTGTCAAGGTCCCTCACATTGGTTGGAACACCATTAATATTAAAGCTTGGAGCCCGATAATTGACGGTATCTCCGATGGAGCTTACATGTACTTTGTTCACTCGTACAAAGTGAGACCCAAAAAACAGGAAAATGTTGTCGCAACCACGACATATGGATGCGAATTCCCCTCAATAATTGAGGCTAAACCTTTAATTTTCGGAACACAATTCCATCCCGAGAAGAGCGGCGGGAATGGCTTGATCCTATTAAAGAACTTCGTAAAGCTTGCTAAACGGTAA
- the hisD gene encoding histidinol dehydrogenase: MKIFNLEDEMREALKEALNRELEAFEDAVEVVKPIVKDVRDKGDIAVKMYDKKFSKIANDYEIRVSRSEINEAYSRVDREFIEALRIAIDMVRKFHEEERPRPWIKEIARGVKVGVLPRPIEIAGLYIPGGRAPYPSTAVMTCVPAKVAGVSKVVACTPPGPDGKLNPYVLVALNESGVDEVYKAGGAQAIAAMAYGTESITKVDVVAGPGNIYVTAAKYLVSNVVGIDVLAGPSELLVIADESADPKLIALDLASQAEHDPLAQIALATTNLRIARDVVEELKLMAEENLIVKDVLEKHFIVVYGDPKKLVDFANAYAPEHLQLMVSKPEEYVNEIRASGVLLVGVNTPTALSDYCAGPSHVLPTGRCSRFRSGVSTLTFTKFMHYVEVDELNEKIFRAAIKLAEVEGFKLHAEALKRRLKS; encoded by the coding sequence ATGAAGATCTTTAATTTAGAAGATGAGATGCGTGAAGCTCTGAAGGAGGCATTGAATAGAGAACTTGAAGCGTTTGAGGATGCAGTTGAGGTGGTCAAGCCAATAGTGAAGGACGTTAGGGATAAAGGGGATATAGCCGTCAAGATGTACGATAAGAAGTTCTCTAAAATAGCGAATGACTACGAAATTAGAGTCTCAAGGAGCGAGATCAATGAAGCCTACTCGCGTGTTGATAGAGAATTCATAGAAGCCTTGAGGATAGCAATAGACATGGTTAGAAAGTTCCACGAGGAAGAGAGACCAAGGCCTTGGATTAAGGAGATAGCGAGGGGGGTGAAGGTTGGAGTGTTGCCGAGACCAATTGAAATAGCAGGCCTATATATCCCTGGTGGTCGAGCTCCTTACCCTTCAACAGCGGTAATGACTTGCGTACCTGCGAAAGTTGCTGGAGTAAGTAAAGTGGTAGCGTGCACCCCTCCAGGACCCGATGGGAAATTAAACCCCTATGTTCTAGTAGCTCTTAATGAATCTGGCGTTGATGAAGTTTACAAGGCTGGTGGAGCTCAAGCCATAGCAGCCATGGCTTATGGAACTGAGAGCATAACTAAAGTGGATGTTGTAGCTGGGCCTGGTAACATCTACGTGACAGCTGCTAAGTACCTTGTGAGCAATGTAGTGGGAATCGACGTGTTAGCGGGTCCAAGCGAGTTACTTGTTATAGCTGACGAGAGCGCTGATCCGAAGTTGATTGCCTTGGATCTAGCATCCCAAGCTGAACACGACCCTCTAGCACAAATAGCTCTCGCAACCACTAACTTAAGAATAGCAAGGGACGTCGTGGAGGAGCTTAAGCTGATGGCAGAGGAGAACCTTATAGTGAAGGACGTCCTTGAAAAACACTTTATCGTAGTCTATGGAGACCCCAAAAAGCTCGTGGACTTCGCGAATGCCTATGCTCCTGAACATCTTCAGCTCATGGTTTCTAAACCGGAAGAGTACGTTAACGAGATAAGGGCTAGTGGTGTCTTACTGGTGGGGGTTAATACTCCAACAGCTCTAAGCGATTATTGTGCAGGCCCCAGTCATGTACTGCCAACTGGTAGATGTTCAAGGTTTAGGAGTGGCGTCTCAACGCTAACATTTACCAAGTTCATGCACTACGTGGAGGTCGATGAGCTTAACGAAAAGATATTTAGAGCTGCGATAAAGCTGGCCGAGGTTGAGGGCTTTAAGCTCCATGCTGAAGCATTGAAGAGGAGGCTTAAAAGTTGA
- the hisC gene encoding histidinol-phosphate transaminase yields the protein MSIEAYVNPYIKKLSRYEVRESRAQVLQVYKLDANENLVLDENWVRSLVREVVEKVDVRLYPPIYASKAVEAIAEFLGISRRNVIVDNGSDSIIDLIAKCFVGQGRALIVEPTFEMYRFYVEALGGLAESFYMNEDFTIDVNKLLERAEGAKVVFLASPNNPTGTQHPREVIEEVAEEFDGIVVVDEAYADFGDFSLWDLPLRYDNVIVLRSFSKVAGLAGLRIGYAVVSEKVYNFLSRLQSPYSVNSLAQEVLRLVLSRWDFVKKAIEEIKIERDFVIKELMTINGVKPYHSKANFVLFRVNAMSSKELTERLASMGIYVRERDLKPLLENCIRVTIGPRNVNRLFLNALRSLLENK from the coding sequence TTGAGCATTGAGGCTTATGTAAACCCTTACATAAAGAAACTCTCTAGGTACGAAGTTCGAGAGAGTAGAGCCCAAGTATTGCAGGTCTACAAGCTCGATGCCAATGAGAACTTAGTACTTGATGAGAACTGGGTTAGAAGCTTAGTGAGAGAAGTTGTTGAAAAAGTTGACGTAAGGCTCTACCCCCCAATCTATGCTTCCAAAGCTGTTGAGGCGATAGCAGAATTTCTGGGGATCTCGAGGAGAAACGTGATAGTCGATAACGGAAGCGACTCGATAATAGACTTAATAGCTAAGTGCTTTGTTGGTCAAGGAAGAGCCCTTATAGTCGAACCGACATTCGAGATGTACAGATTTTACGTTGAGGCTCTTGGAGGTCTAGCAGAAAGCTTCTACATGAACGAAGACTTCACAATAGATGTTAATAAACTACTTGAGAGGGCTGAAGGGGCAAAGGTGGTATTCCTGGCATCTCCCAACAATCCTACAGGTACGCAGCATCCAAGAGAGGTGATAGAAGAAGTAGCTGAAGAATTCGATGGAATTGTAGTGGTCGATGAAGCTTACGCGGACTTCGGGGACTTCAGCTTATGGGATCTACCGTTAAGGTACGACAACGTCATAGTTCTAAGGTCATTCTCAAAAGTTGCTGGGCTAGCAGGTCTTAGAATAGGTTATGCTGTAGTGAGTGAAAAAGTCTACAATTTCCTTAGCAGACTTCAATCACCGTATTCTGTTAATTCATTAGCTCAAGAAGTATTGCGGCTTGTTTTAAGTAGATGGGATTTCGTGAAGAAAGCAATTGAGGAGATAAAGATCGAGAGGGACTTTGTCATCAAAGAGCTCATGACTATAAACGGGGTAAAACCATACCACTCAAAGGCAAACTTTGTGCTTTTCAGAGTTAACGCTATGAGCTCGAAGGAGTTAACTGAAAGGTTAGCATCTATGGGCATTTATGTTAGAGAAAGGGACTTGAAGCCATTGTTGGAAAACTGCATTAGAGTGACTATAGGCCCTAGAAATGTCAATAGGCTCTTCCTAAACGCGTTAAGAAGCCTACTAGAAAACAAATAG
- the hisG gene encoding ATP phosphoribosyltransferase, with translation MRKLRIAIPNKGRLHKPSLDLLIRANFNVEAVSRSYALTAGELEVVFARASDIPIYVHFGAVDLGVTGHDLVLEKGVDVYELLDLGFGWCRMVVAVPEEKPISSVYEMPQGSRIATSFPRITSHYFESLGLSVEVIEVEGAVEIAPKLGLADAVVDLTTTGTTLRENNLKEIAVILESTARLICNKVSFRTREKEIIELVNRLRSSR, from the coding sequence ATGAGGAAGTTAAGAATAGCTATCCCAAATAAGGGGAGGCTTCATAAGCCCTCACTAGACTTATTGATTAGAGCCAACTTTAATGTTGAGGCAGTCTCGAGATCTTATGCTCTGACTGCTGGTGAGCTTGAGGTGGTCTTTGCAAGAGCATCTGACATACCAATATACGTCCACTTCGGCGCAGTCGATTTAGGGGTTACTGGCCACGATTTAGTCTTGGAGAAAGGCGTCGACGTCTACGAGCTTCTAGATCTTGGATTTGGATGGTGTAGAATGGTGGTCGCGGTTCCAGAGGAAAAACCAATAAGCAGTGTTTACGAAATGCCTCAAGGCTCTAGAATCGCAACGAGCTTTCCACGTATTACCTCACACTACTTCGAGAGTTTGGGGTTAAGCGTGGAGGTAATAGAGGTTGAGGGGGCAGTTGAAATAGCTCCAAAACTTGGACTTGCTGACGCTGTAGTCGATTTGACGACGACCGGGACGACTCTAAGGGAGAATAACCTAAAGGAGATAGCCGTGATACTAGAGAGCACTGCGAGACTTATATGCAATAAGGTATCCTTCAGGACGAGGGAGAAGGAAATCATCGAATTGGTGAATAGACTGAGGTCGTCTCGATGA
- the hisB gene encoding imidazoleglycerol-phosphate dehydratase HisB, whose product MRKGEVERKTLETHVEVELELDGNGSCDVETGFLFLDHMLKTLAFHGSINLKVKVIEGDLEHHIAEDIGLAVGEALAKALGGREGINRFGWAIVPMDESLALAAIDLSGRPSFHADLNIQTNYIEDMKVEDLIHFLKSMSESARMALHLRVLAGVNDHHKVEAAFKALALALKQAVTVNRSGIPSTKGLL is encoded by the coding sequence TTGAGGAAGGGGGAAGTTGAGAGGAAGACCTTAGAGACCCACGTAGAAGTCGAACTCGAGCTTGATGGTAACGGCTCATGCGATGTTGAAACCGGCTTCCTCTTCTTGGACCATATGCTCAAGACATTGGCCTTCCACGGCTCTATAAACCTAAAAGTTAAAGTGATTGAAGGCGACTTAGAGCATCACATAGCTGAAGACATAGGATTAGCGGTCGGCGAGGCGTTAGCTAAAGCTCTTGGAGGGAGAGAAGGGATAAATAGGTTTGGTTGGGCTATAGTACCAATGGATGAGTCCTTAGCTCTCGCAGCCATAGATCTGTCAGGTAGACCATCCTTCCATGCAGATCTAAACATTCAAACAAACTACATCGAGGACATGAAGGTCGAGGACCTAATCCACTTCTTAAAGTCAATGAGCGAATCAGCTAGAATGGCGCTGCACTTAAGAGTATTGGCTGGAGTCAATGACCACCACAAGGTTGAAGCAGCATTTAAAGCTCTTGCATTAGCGTTAAAACAGGCTGTTACCGTAAATCGTAGCGGCATTCCAAGTACAAAAGGCTTACTGTAG